From Lytechinus variegatus isolate NC3 chromosome 16, Lvar_3.0, whole genome shotgun sequence, the proteins below share one genomic window:
- the LOC121429886 gene encoding integrator complex subunit 4-like, translating into MAAHLKKRAYEEFSQIIQDEPKAPPIKVRLVARPQVTQVTLDLRAGNSREALTQLLDLENQLPVSQDAAESIINTLFEHYSKEEGAHVRSKVIELLGRIARLPGVNAVGIANDLMTLLATEGSHKVKGQIFTTLTVIGRSLPLTSDLHRQLLQLAQKHLTDSNHAVRCATLSMIGQLGMCDVKSVASSSSSSSSSSGKSSKERRKGNVQRMLGEFTSDRDARVREAAFQAMFSLHQRGQKLDLDLYQQSIKSLTDDHEGVRLVALKLVWVLSQVYPDEPVVAPGTTEETLRLVDDGFAKICEMVTDSSTKVRAEAAGLLGSLHSVSTRFLEQTLDKKLMSGLRKKKTAHERQKEQFTSGEWSTGKKWADDKPQEDVDPESVSLITSGACGAFVHGLEDEYLEVRSTALDSLCELAFQSPSFAILSLDFLVDMFNDEIESVRLNAIHSLRKINHHIKLREDQLEIILNVLDDSSKEVREALHELLSSIAMVTKSCLHKALMFLIRNLNKYPHDRLSIWNCLKNLGTAHPDLTLALVPDLLGTHPYFDTPEPDMDDPAYIAVMIMILNSAVNSPTMSALFPEYTFRHYTYLRDSLPHLVPEVENLQPARRQCLSNRGDNMADRQTNPQDFLQQTLDKLKGLDSLSNSAAINIMQLTVQDLQRISDLEPKITATAQLYSMYIDCQLTLAKALSGDHWNVPAMLCPQQSAETALAASERVIELSYRLQHLYVGCSESELAMVQQLRLRAWALQLVVQLRGSSSNSGSSGSSSSHLAQKFLTRASAMQEHFSSATITPDSFTHAVFTQVLKLSAARHGILTKFLQPLLLHNRAPVLSLANTISRVSAVIREPAGGSDNPLRFTAGLTLGLFVDAELENVRDLERVRIQVRFPDSRTQLFIPRSSDFRILSNLRHRFMTEIYLSHGLWSEPSQVEVSIVMTHDLHGSGPSTSSKGESPSSSSRGTVELCKPVKVFLMPKPAKR; encoded by the exons ATGGCAGCTCATCTGAAGAAACGTGCATATGAGGAGTTTAGCCAAATAATTCAG GATGAGCCCAAGGCACCTCCGATTAAGGTGAGACTTGTAGCCCGACCTCAGGTGACCCAGGTCACCCTTGATCTGAGGGCTGGTAATTCCAGAGAGGCCCTTACTCAGCTGCTTGATCTAGAGAACCAGCTACCAGTCAGTCAAGATGCGGCAG AGAGTATTATCAACACTCTTTTTGAGCACTACAGCAAAGAGGAAGGAGCtcatgtaaggtcaaaggtcattgaattATTGGGTCGAATTGCCAGACTCCCGGGTGTGAACGCTGTGGGCATCGCCAATGATCTGATGACGCTCTTAGCCACCGAAG GTTctcacaaggtcaaaggtcaaatatTTACCACACTCACTGTGATTGGCCGAAGCCTTCCGCTCACCTCCGATCTCCACCGTCAGCTTCTGCAACTTGCTCAAAAA CATTTAACCGACTCAAACCATGCAGTACGATGTGCTACCCTGAGCATGATTGGCCAGCTTGGTATGTGCGACGTCAAATCTGTggcatcatcgtcgtcatcgtcgtcatcgtccTCTGGAAAGAGTAGCAAGGAACGTCGCAAAGGCAATGTACAAAGGATGCTGGGAGAGTTTACAAGCGATAGGGACGCACGGGTCAGGGAAGCTGCTTTCCAAGCTATG TTTTCCCTACACCAGCGAGGGCAGAAACTAGACCTAGACCTCTACCAGCAATCCATCAAGTCCTTGACGGATGACCATGAAGGGGTCCGACTGGTTGCACTCAAACTAGTCTGGGTCCTGAGTCAGGTCTACCCTGACGAGCCTGTTGTGGCTCCTGGAACCACGGAGGAGACCCTGAGGCTTGTCGATGATGGTTTTGCCAAGATCTGTGAGATGGTGACGGATTCCTCAACCAAGGTTCGAGCGGAAGCAGCGGGTCTCCTGGGCTCGTTGCATTCCGTCAGTACCAGGTTTCTGGAGCAGACTCTGGATAAGAAATTAATGTCAGGACTCCGG AAAAAGAAAACTGCGCATGAAAGACAGAAGGAGCAGTTCACATCAGGGGAATGGTCGACTGGTAAGAAATGGGCCGATGACAAGCCGCAGGAGGATGTGGACCCAGAATCTGTGAGTCTGATAACGTCTGGGGCTTGTGGGGCCTTCGTCCATGGTCTGGAAGATGAATATTTAG AGGTCAGATCCACTGCTTTAGACTCCCTCTGTGAGCTTGCATTCCAGTCGCCATCCTTCGCCATCCTCTCCCTCGACTTCCTCGTCGACATGTTCAATGATGAGATCGAGAGTGTCCGTCTGAACGCCATCCACAGTCTACGAAAGATCAACCATCACATCAAATTAAGAGAAGACCAGCTCGAGATTATTTTGAATGTTCTTGAT GATTCCTCAAAGGAAGTGAGGGAGGCTCTTCATGAGCTGCTGTCAtccattgccatggtaaccaagTCCTGCCTCCACAAGGCTCTAATGTTCCTCATCAGAAATCTCAACAAGTATCCCCATGATAGACTCTCAATATGGAA CTGTTTGAAGAACCTTGGTACTGCCCACCCAGACCTAACCTTAGCCTTGGTACCAGACCTCCTTGGCACTCATCCTTACTTTGATACACCAGAACCAGACATGGACGACCCAGCCT ACATTGCAGTGATGATTATGATCCTCAACTCTGCAGTCAACTCCCCTACCATGTCCGCCCTGTTTCCAGAGTACACCTTCAGACATTATACCTATCTGAGGGACTCCCTACCGCACCTTGTACCTGAAGTAGAG AACCTTCAACCAGCCCGGAGACAGTGTCTTTCTAACAGAGGAGACAATATGGCTGACAGGCAGACCAATCCTCAAGACTTCTTACAACAGACTTTAGATAAACTCAAAGGTCTGGATAGTCTGTCTAACTCGGCTGCCATCAACATCATGCAGCTCACTGTTCA GGATTTACAACGTATCAGTGACTTAGAACCTAAGATAACAGCTACGGCCCAGTTATATTCCATGTACATCGACTGTCAACTCACTCTAGCAAAG GCATTGAGCGGTGATCATTGGAACGTCCCAGCCATGCTTTGCCCTCAACAGAGCGCCGAGACTGCTCTTGCTGCTTCAGAAAGG GTAATAGAATTAAGCTACAGACTTCAGCATCTTTACGTTGGTTGCAGCGAGTCCGAGCTTGCCATGGTTCAACAACTCCGACTTCGGGCCTGGGCCCTGCAACTTGTGGTTCAGCTCAGGGGGAGCAGCAGCAACAGTGGTAGCAGTGGTAGCTCGTCCAGTCATCTGGCACAGAAGTTCCTGACGAGAGCATCAGCAATGCAAGA ACACTTCTCATCAGCGACCATCACACCAGATTCGTTCACACACGCCGTCTTCACCCAGGTTCTGAAGCTGTCAGCGGCGAGGCACGGCATCCTCACCAAATTCCTTCAGCCACTTCTCCTTCACAACCGAGCTCCAGTCTTGAGCCTCGCCAACACGATCAGCCGTGTCTCGGCGGTGATCCGTGAGCCTGCAGGCGGGAGCGACAATCCTTTGCGATTCACCGCTGGACTCACTCTTGGGCTGTTTGTGGACGCGGAGCTGGAGAATGTGCGTGACCTGGAACGAGTTAGAATTCAG GTGCGTTTCCCGGACTCCCGGACGCAACTCTTCATCCCTCGTAGTAGCGACTTCAGAATCCTGAGCAACCTCAGACATCGCTTCATGACTGAAATCTACCTATCGCACGGTCTGTGGTCAG AACCAAGTCAGGTCGAGGTCAGTATTGTCATGACACATGACCTTCATGGATCGGGCCCTTCCACTTCATCAAAAGGGGAGTCACCATCGAGTAGCAGTAGAGGGACCGTGGAGCTTTGTAAACCTGTGAAGGTGTTCTTAATGCCCAAGCCAGCCAAGAGATGA